The Diabrotica undecimpunctata isolate CICGRU chromosome 3, icDiaUnde3, whole genome shotgun sequence genome includes the window AACCATTACGATAAGTCGCGTACACAAACAAATAGACATCAAAAAAGTAGCATAAGTAATGTTTTTTATAAAGCCTAATAGTTgctctataattattttattttattagattgaCAAACCTACGCTATGGTATTACGAAAAAATATTATTCGTAGCGGAGCATTGCATACCTAGGTGCTCACAGGACAGCCTTTCGGCTTTAACAATCCTACCAGCCAATGAAAATGCTACCATGGATTATGTTCAAGAAAATGAAATACATTTGATAAGTAGTCAGAATCAGGAAGAGGAgattgaaaattttcaaaattatgattATTGTATTGTGagtatatttatcaattttcttgaaattttttaATTGGAAAATAATTATGAGGAATTTTAGTTTGAGGAGATAATAGTGTCAAAAAATTTATTGGGAATTAAAATCACATAAGCTGAAAAGTCTTTTTTTACTAATGTTTTAACTTCTAAATCAGAAGCTTGTCAAAATAtcaatacaaatataaataacttatttatttattatcatatTAATCATTTATTGATATGGTTGATTTTACAGAGTCCTTCTACATCACAGAATCTGCCTACCCCTTCGTTAAGAGACAGCACCCCTCTGGAGGAGATATTATTAGAAAGAgtctaaaaaaaagaaataaacctGACGATGAGGGgattgaaaatgaaaattttcatgattaTTGTATTGTGAGTATAaacttttatcaatttttttttgaaattttttaattggAAAATAATTATGAAGAATTTAATTTGAGGAGATAATAGTGTCAAAAAATTTATTGGGAATTAAAATCACATAAGCTGAAAAGTCTTTTTTTACTAACGTTTTAACTTCTAAATCGGAAGCTTGTCAAAATatgaatacaaatataaataacttcttatttatttattaacatattAATCATTTATTGATATGGTTGATTTTACAGAGTCCTTCTGCATCACAGAATGTGCCTACCCCTTCATTAAGAGACAATGCCACCTCTGGAGGAGATATTATTAGAAAGAggctaaaaaaaagaaataaacctGACGATGAGGGGATTTTTTTGAATAAAGCAGCTGATGTTTTGTCATCTTTAACAAATGCTCTGGCCAATGAAGAGCAACCAAAACCTGTGGAGACTCTTCctgcaaaatcaaatttaaaaatatttgcagaaTTTGTAGAGAGTCAATTAGAGTTTTTGGTGTCTGATGAAGAGACACTAGTAGAGACTcaagaaaaaataacaaacattatTTGGGATgccagaaaaaaaattttaaaaaataaaaattcataattATGTATGtttcgttttatttaaatttcaagttactcatttattaataataatatacattttttaCATGTTACATCTCTGTATGGCAGCATTTTGTGAGTCAACTGAACCACTGTCACTGTTGAAATACTCTTTAAATTCATTTCTTATATTATGAGCTCTAGCTGTCGAACGATTACCTGCTTGATTACTTAATCTATTTGAAAACACAACCTGTGATTCATCttgttctatatatgttttaaaattttctgaaacTAATAAATTATGCAACGCTAAGCAAgccaatattattttttctactttatcTGCATTTAAATTTATTGGATTAAGCAATACTCTAAATCTGTTAGCTAAGATTCCAAATGAGCTTTCAATCATTCGACGGGCTCTAGAGAGtcgataattaaatattttttcagattCTGACAATCCCCTATTAGGATAAGGTTTCATAATTCGACTGGTTAACGGAAATGCATCATCTGCAATTAATACAAATGGAATTTTTGATGTACGACTGGGTAAAGCCTGATTTGGGGGTAAATTTAAAGAGTTATTTTCTAGTGCTCCACACAGATTACTTTCTCGGAAAACACCACCATCACTTATGCGGCCATTTATTCATACATTATGGTAAGTGAATTTATAAGCTGAATCACACATGGCTAATAGAACTATTGAGTGATTCCCTTTATAATTGTAATAATATGAACCAGCAGATATCGGAGGTTTAAACATTACATGTTTTCCATCCAAAGCACCAATACAGTTGGGAAACTGTCACATTTCTTGAAACCCTTTAGCAACATTTAACCACTCTCTAGAAGATGTTGGGGTCTAAAAATAATGTTAGTTAGTTTTCATAATTTTATCTCATACATATTTACCTTCAAATATATTTCCTTTAGACTGGTATATATAGCTTCACAAACTTCAGGTACAAACCTAGAAATGCTACTTTCATGTATACGAGTTGAATACATTAATGATCTAAAGGTTTGCCCAGTTGCTAAAAATCTTAATGTAGTTTCCAACCTAAACAAAAAACGAGGCATCAAATTTATACATCTATCTAAATACAATACTATACAAACCTGCATCTTGCTGAAATACTTTCTCTAAATTGCGTATCCTGTTTTTTTATCTTATTCTCAACTAGTCCTAATAATTTTATAAACACAGTATTATTCAttcgtaaaaagtttttatatgtCAAAGGGTCTTCTACTAATAATTCTTCATTCAACATATTTAATATTCCTTTGCCCAACCCTCTTCTCTCGATCCATTTTTTTCTCCATATGCgctttttttaagaagtgtatgattttttttcttaattgctagcatcattattacaattaaataaaGCTGCTGCACATAATTTTAGCTTCTTTTTTACCATCATTATTTACCTGTTTGTTTTTTTACTCTAATTATACAACCAAAACAAACTTCAGGTAGGTTAGACTGTCAATACAAAATTGGTAGAGCGCATGCTTACAGgctaattaaaattaagatagtTGCAAACACAAACATACATTTTTCATACTAAATCGACTCGAGCAACTAACTAATATTTTTAGTGCTAAATTCAGTACTGAAATTAGCATAATGGCAAGCGGACCTTATACTGCAAAACCCACTCTAAAACTGTTTAGTTTCAGAATCTGTAAAGCAAATCTAAATTGATCTCTTGTCGTCGTGTATTTTGCACTTCGCTTATTTTCTCAAAGAATATCTCTAAGAGGTATTCTtcggtgaaaaaaaaagagtacCTAACCAAATTTTAATGTAGGTATTAAAATATTGAAAGGCATGTACAATTGTCCATGCCGTTAATCTATCTGTAGTTGGTTTTGATCTGTGAAACAACAGACTAAAGGCAAATTGTTTGAAATGCGCTTtgatataaatattcaaaaataaaaacgatTTTGTTCCACTTATACATAAGGACTCAGGTATGAAATAAAACAcgcaatgtttttttattaagtaatattttttctttttaccctATCACTGTAATATTTCATTGCATTACGATATATTGGGTCTACATTGGATTCGCCCTTTCCACTCAAAACTTTATTTATCCCTTCAGCCCAATTAAAGGCaagaaatgaaataaatttatcaATGAGTGCATTTAGTAATGTTTGCAAGTGTTCACAACTCTCAAACTTAAATTGCACTTGTTTTTTAATGAAAACTTGTATCatggaaattaaattttttttataacaaaatgtAGGTAAAATTTCCTTTATAATTGTCTGAATTTGACTAAGGCCCGTTataaacttttcagagcagtACATTAATTTATCAGAAGACCCTTCATACTCTTTTATACTTGTTATATCATGCCATATAGGCAGTTTTTCCTTTGCAATAAAATTATAACGGCAAATGGTACAATCTGACAAAGTATTCTTaaacttttttatcaaaaaaccaCACACATGTCCTAATGCAGCCTTATCCAagtaaattactatttaactgggaataagccacaattaaaggttaaaatacgtttattgacgtttcaatttccacttcggaaatcgttctcaaaatacaaacattagtaaattaaacaaattttgtttttgttacttagtgaaaaattcttctaataatttaattttatctgactcatctatattgacaattcagacatacattatacattttaaagtagacgactttaaaatgatattgccaatattgttgagttgcgttcctgggacgactttacttataagatagttcattcgattacatgaaatcaactttaacttgagaatatccgtcagaaaagatcataacatgtaattcgtctttaaaaagacaaatacatgccatgatgacagtaaaattctcctgttagtgattccatagtaaattatgagggaaaaaccaggaaaaaaacctcataatactatcccgacatggtaagtatttgatcttgcatttattttaccttcaataaataccaaattccgattttatatgtttgttatttaaaaaatataaatgatgtattctccatatgttactgacttaccaatactggtattttctttttaataacttcctctttcaatatgggttcttctttatcgtttatatcatttaggaatgtgtccaacaactctgatccacaGAGGTTAGGTGATCTGTGATGTAAACAGTTGTTTACAAATGAATCCATAACTATTTGtatattctattttttaaattaatattaagtgcTTTTATGTGTCTAGTCAGTTACTTAAGTTAGTCGTTTATTCGACTAATTATTGATATTGTACTACAGGTTGAAATAAACTCAAATGTAAGTATAAACGTTGTTAGGTTAGGTGTGGAATTTCATTATTCTCAGTATTTATtaggtaatttttaattcttttgttatATTAACTCTTTGGGCAATGAAATCACAGTTTTTGCGACAACTGTGGGTTTATTCTCCGGTTAATATCGTAATAGTTGAAATGCCACAAAAGCTTAAATATATTGTTCTTTTCAGTTACAGATGTCAAGACATTGTTGTGTACCTCGATGCAAAACTAATTACACAAGCTTCTGAAGTTGGAAGGGCCTGTAAGCTCATGTTCTTTCCGAATAGATAAACAATTATGTAATAAGTGATTAAAAGCTATCAAAGAAGACAATTATACCCCAacaaaatcttctgttctgtgtGCTAAGCATTTTCATTCTGAAGATATAGTACTTCATCATACATGGAAAGACAAAGAGTGTTGtgtctgaaaaactaaaattggaaTTAAATGCTATTCATAGGATTTTCTCCAATCTTCCAGCATATATGTCTATTCCTAAACCTATAGACAGAAGTGATCCATGTGAAAGACAACATCACTTTGATAAAGAGAACCACAAATTGGAACAACTGGAAAAAGACTTTCTCAAACAAGATTTAATAGACTCGTTTGATAACTTTATTAACAAATGCAGCATGAAGATTACTTTAAATGAGTGGAATTAAAAAGTGACGAATGacagtgtatatttttattttttaaacattcaagaATGTAGTGACTCATATGACATTGGTCTAAAGATATTAAGTAGtgttaaaatttctaaaaatttaaaagttactgtACATATAGTGTACTGTATGTATAGGTGAAAATTTGTTCAAATGGTCAAGTATTAACTTTATCCCTTTAGCGCCTCTGGTGGGTCATTTCGgtactaattaaaatttaatgggaaattcaaaatattttattattttccaatGGAATAATCTCACATATTGTGAGTGATGTGACAATACCTATCTGCTTTTTCACAAGTTTTGTAGGGAGGCGAAAAACTTTATTTAGAGTCACCTCCTGTTTTCATATGATATTTTTTTGACTTGTTTTGTAGTAAAGTCATAGAATTTACTACAAAACAAGTCAAAACTTACATATAAAAACAGGAGGTGACCCTAAAAAAAGTTTTGTGTCTCTCCTACAAAACTCATGAAAAAGCAAATAGAGATATTGCCAAATCACTgactatataatattattaaaataaaatatcataaCTTACTAAGCTTGTAAGTAATACTCATAAATTATTTGCAACAAGACAAACTGGAAATGTgagtatattaataatattctCAAGTTGCAAAatatataagtttttattatttcttctgtcaAATGTGGTTATAAGGAAAAGggcatataaaaaaattatacaattttttttttctaaatatatgtgTATTAATTTGCTGTTTCTGataaaatagatataaaatatatttattacattgGTATAATATACTTtgatcatttaataataaaattctataacTGAATAACATATCATGAATTTACATAGCtcatgatttttatttatttaacatcccATTTATTTACAACTTTTAAAGCAAATTAGTGAGATGAGGTTGCAAGAAGCAGAAATACAGCTAGAAGAAATGGAAGAtgaaagagagaaagataatatCCTAACAGAGGAAAAAGTCATCAAAGCAATacaaaaactgaaagaaaacaaagctcctggATTAGATGGCATACCATCTTAACTTTTAAAACATGGCACAAAAAATCTGACCTATAGTATACATAGACTAGTAAAACTGATATGGAGGCAGGTGAAACTACCTGAATACTGGAACataggtataattgtacctataCACAAGAAAGGGAACTAAACAGTTTGTGATAACTAGAGATGCATTACCCTGCTAAATGTGACCTACATTCTTTACAATCGACTGTCGCGATATTGTGAAAGCATAATAGGAAAATATTAGTGTGGGTTTCAGGAAAATATCCATCAAATATTCCTTTTAAGacaagctttagaaaaaacatatgatTATGGAATTGATACTTATCATTTGTATGTATATTTTAGATGTGCCTAGGAAAATGTAGACAGAAACGCACTATACAAAGCCATGGTAGAATTTAATATCCCAATACACTTAGTGAGGTTGGTGAAAGCAACCCTCTCAACAGTTGAGTGTAAGGTTAGAGTGCAGAACGGAATATCAAGAACTTTCCAGACATAAATAGGTCTTTGACAGAGAGATAGCCTATCATGCCATGTATTCAAGATTGTTCTTAGTGAAAGCTATtagagaatctggaataacaacaAGAGTGACGATTATTAATGGGAGTGTACAAAtactagcatatgcagacgaccttGATATCATAACAAGAAGAAGGGTGGACCTGGTTCAATCGTTCACAGCATTGGAAGCAGCAGCAGAAAGAAAGAGACTACATGTTAACACTAATAGATATATGATATACATGAAGAGTATATGAAGGTCACAAATAATAATCAAGTAGAAAAACCTGAAGATCTAATGGTTGGAAaatatactttcga containing:
- the LOC140436921 gene encoding uncharacterized protein — protein: MLYVCFYVYALFLNMWSQKQIENLIELYKANPCLYVPKHSLYKNRNARVEALEEIKAELYKLCVDVSVAEIKAKFNNLRTNFLQQHRRYLSSIKSGAGSDDIDKPTLWYYEKILFVAEHCIPRCSQDSLSALTILPANENATMDYVQENEIHLISSQNQEEEIENFQNYDYCISPSTSQNLPTPSLRDSTPLEEILLERV